Part of the Drosophila pseudoobscura strain MV-25-SWS-2005 chromosome 2, UCI_Dpse_MV25, whole genome shotgun sequence genome, CTGCTACACTGCGAACGGTTATCTTCTCCTCATACAAATCCAATAGCTTATTACCCTCATACAAGACGAAGGGTAAAGTGGCGCGCTGGTAAAAGTCTGGCAAAAGTTCCAAGTTGCTTATTACAGTGTCCAACATGTGAGATTTCTCGCACCAAATGCCTGGGGCATCGTTCCTAATGGGATTAATGTGCACATGCAGATGGTAGAACGAGGGCTGATAGTGGAAATACATTCGGAGCTGGTTGGGATTGAGGCCATATCGTTTCGAGATGGCATCCTTAGCGGACTGGCGCATAttccgcagcagcggcaggtgGCTGCCATTCAGATCACGAAGGGATTTAATATTGTGTTTGTGAACTATACCGAGCAGGTAGAGGTTTTCTACATTCCGACCATCCCATTTTAGATCTGGCAGCAGAATGAAGCCGGTTTCTGGATCGTTATCCTCAAATACGATTCTCTCGGTTTCCTTCTTGTGTTCCAGTATGTTGTAGACCCATTCCAGAGAGAATTGGCTCAGGTTGATGTACGGAAGCGTTGTGCTTTCGTAGAGATCTGGCGTTTCTCTAATGAGATACTTCTGGCATATGGAATACTTCTCGACGTGCTTGTCTGTGGCCGGATAAATCACTGTGCTCTTAACACCTATAAAATGGGAAAATCTTGATTACGTGAGCAGCAAAGGCGACCGATTTCCACTTGCCGCATAGATCCGGACTGGGCACAACCTGAAAACTGCCGTATATGTTATTAATGAACTCCGTGTCTACCTTTAACTCCGCGCTAAAGTAACTTGGTTTTGCCGGTAACTCTTTGGACGTGGACACGTCGCTCTCCTGATACGCTGCAGAGAATAATAACTGATAGTAAAACACATTTCAGAACCGCGTCATTTACCATTTTAAACACACCATTTTTCTCAAAAACCACAATGGCATCGTCTGTCTCGGAGAGATCCGGGAAGGTGCCCAGCAATGCAATACTCTTTCGAACACTGTTGTTCTGAAGTATCCGCTTAAGTCGGAACTTTGAAATATCATAGGTCGGCGATTTCACTTCTGAATTTTCCACTTGTTCCGGCATTTgaagatattttatttttttatttattttttttttttttttgagtgttTAAGTTACCATTCACCCGTGCGTAGCGTGGGATTATTTGGCCGCCCGCCTTTTGAAGGTGGAAATTGCCAAGTCAAAGAATTGAAGATGTTGGATTACTGTTTATAGCTTTACAGCAATTTCGTCGATGAAGTCAATTAGTGTTTGGTACGCGctgatgttttctttttcaaaGAATTTGTAAATACCATTATACTTCCTTAGAGATGGGAAGTTTTGCCTTGTTGTGTTGTACTTGGAACAACTAAAATTACATGCGAGGcgttatcgatactatcgcaTGACGCGGGATTCGTCGTTTCGGCATCGCAACTGCGGACTCTGTGGCTCGACATTTACTGTAAATGCGAAGAAGGTGGAAAGCACGGAATAGCCGAGGATCAGCGGTTGTTTTTGGGAGTGCCCTGTGACATCAGAACTTACTGTTATTCGAAGCCACTGTAGGCAGACGCACAAGGCACTTTTGCTCATACAACAGTAGCATAAAGAAACGAGTATCGTTCAAATTGCTCAATTCTTTATTCCGccgaatattaccagctatacagaacatttagccatgcccacataattttatccgattaatgaatcaattttctactaaACTGGCTTATttaaaatagttcaacaaaaaataaacaacagtCGCAAGTTTTAGCCTTTGtgtaccctatttcgttaatttaatatgaagaTCCTGTTTTCCGAACTGTTTTTAAACCGAAATTAATACAgaaattttctcaaattgatattgtATAgacatatttatgcatatgatttttatcttgtatatatacatatatatctcctTATACCTATTCTTGGTATTTGTAGGAAGACAATAAACTGCAAAAAATCATCGTGATATTTAATACTGAGACTAAAttctttttgtattaattGGAGCCtaggatgacaaacattttctcaattctataacatccagtGTATGCCCTGGTGAGAGAGGAAAAGCATGCAGTAAGGacgaaaaatatatacatatgtatgcatctTATCAGTTAAAACTGTGAAATGTGGGTGTACATCAATATTGCTGGCGAAAAGCGTTATGTCTATCATGCTATCCCTCTCTTCGCAGCAAGTTATTGAATCAATAGGCTCCGgttttcacttacttttgcgTTTTGCGCTTTCAGCAAAAACGTTCCATTTTCGTTTCCAGCTGATCCGACCGACTGAAGGACCGACGGATCGTCAGACATGGCTctattgactcggctattaatGATGATtaagaatttatatattttatgcgGTCGTAAACGCTTTCTTCAGGGTGTTACACATATCCACTTTCACCGCAAATCTAATACACCCGCTGTTATTATAAAGCCTGATCTTTTACTCGAGAGAATTCCAGGGTGAACCATTATTACGCACTTTCTGGGTATGAAAATCTCAACAAAGAAATCAGTACATTGACAACTATATAGTAGCCGCCAGACACCTCGTTgttaatatttcatttattgtGTATAAGCCGTTAAAATATCGTTAATGAATTCTAGAATATGTAAATACACAGAAACGACTGCATCGCAACACCAAGTGCTAACATGTTCAAAACATTCATAATCATTTTTAGTTTAAGACCAACATACATTTTGCACTTACACTACCgccaatgtgtgtgtgcatggtATCCACCCTTAAACACATATtaaaatttgtgtttttttttgttttaaacgAACATTATACAACCACACCTTTGGAGGGCTTGGCGCCCAGTATATCCGAAAGCTTTTGCTGATAGGAAGCCAATAAATTGGCGTCGGTTATGCTGCAGGCCTTGCAGGACAAGTGCATGGCATTGAGCAACTGCATCTCCGAAAACTGTGTGCCACGTTCCAGCAACGCATTCAGTATTTCCTGGATCAAGTAAAAACGTTTAGCCACCGGGTCTCAGCTTATATATCTCTCACTTACGTCTGGATCCATGCAGAGGAGCTCGTAGAAATTCTTAGCCTGATCCAAAGCCACTTCCCTGGATGCGGTTATGTTGCTTAACGTTTGTTGCAGGGCAATCGAGTTTCTGCACATGCGCTGCACGGTGATTTGGTCAATGTGTTCCAAGTAGTTTGATGCTTGGATAAGTATGCGCGACGCCAGATGTGCCAGACCCTCAAAAATGTACTAAAAGATAATGGATTAGATAGATATGAACTCAAGGGGGGGAGTTGAGGAGCATACCCTGGTTTTTCGCGGATGAAGAGTGGCACTGAAGGCTTCATCCATCTCGGACAGTCGCTTGGTTAGTACCTGCACTTGACGATCCGGCTCAAGAATGTCGTCTTTGGAACCAACGTAGCTGTTTGTTCTTACACTGGACTTTGAACGCAAGTAATGGAAGCATTGGACCCGAACCTCCAAATGAAGCACAAGCAGACATGTGTTTGCCAGCTCATCGAACTCCAGGGCCAAGTTGGTCATCACTTTGATCGTCCCATCCTTGACGGTTATGTCGGCGGTGCACTCAGCCGAGACGGCGTTCAATCCGTTTACCATCGGCCGACGTAGGTCGTTGGCGAACTCTGAAACGCGGCAGGAAAACCATTCCATACTCTCTTGAAGTATGGCCAGCTCCTTTAGGACGCTGATCTCGACCAAAATCTCCTGTTGTGTGATGCCACCCTCGCCCAAATTACTGGTTAGCATTTCTGCCTCACGAATATTTCGCTGCTGCACCTGCAAGGGACTCTCCTCCTCTGAGGGCTCAAAGCTTCCCCGCTGCAGCTTTCGATTGTACCGCGACCTTTGACTGGAGGTTTTGAGGTCCGTCCAGTTTGGTAGTGTCCTGAAAGAAGAGCAATCAGTTGCATCATTGTACCAAATCTTATCCTAGTCTTAGTTTCATCCCATAATTACTTTAAGAATCGGCTTATGTCTTCGTCTTTGAGCCATGCGACGCTGTAGATTCTCCGATCCTCTGAGTCTGGCTGCACGATCCCTCTGTAGGCGCCCTGGCATATCTCCCGATACGCCTTCAACAACGCACACACCATCTTGAGCAGGTCTTCCGAGTAACAGGGCAAGTCATGGATGAGGCTTTTCGTCTCCATAAGCCGCCGTTCGACCATCACAGTGGACTGCAGAAGAGGTCTACTCAAGTTAAGCGACTTCATTTCCTCCGGAGTGATGATTGTCCGCCAGGCGTCTTGATTTTTCGACAACGATTCGATGGTCAGCTGCAAGTTTCGGTTGTGGCCCTTAGACAGGAACGAATCCTTTATATAGTTGTCCACAAAGTCATGAAGACTGCACGGTTGGCTAGAAGTAAGGCAAAGATGGTAAAAACATCGAACTTTTTTACGGTGCGGTGTGTACACCCTACCCCGGCTTGCACTTCATAAAGTTTTCTATCTCCTTGATATATCCCATTAAAGGTAAGTAGACTTTGGTTATAATGTTCTGATCGGGAGTGCAGATCAACAGCTTTTCCCGCTGCTTCTTCTCGTGGGGGAAGAGCCCACTGTTGGAGCCCTTGCCGCTGCCACCCAGTTGAGCGGACAGATTATCATCTACCGACGCATCCGAGGCGTTGCGACGATGCTCCTTTAATGGTTCATTGCTGCTACGAGGACCATTGCCTACGTGCGAGGACTTGTCAAATTTGAACATTGATCTCTTTGTGCTGTCGAACAAGTGGAACGCACCGATAGATTAGAACATATTAATCGTTTAACTGAAATTCTTCTTCAGCCACACACCTTGGAACCTTACGCCTTAGGAAGAATGAGTTTATACTGCTGGTTGGCTCCGTAAACCCTGTCTGGGCACTCTCGTCCGATGCTCCATTCTGTATATCCAAATAGTCGGtgagcagcagttgcagctgtAAATATAAAACGAGTTTTCACAAGTtagaatgaaattaaatgaagaCATTACATTTATCGAGCGAGTACTAACCACTGACTGAGCCTGCGCCCAAAAGTCTGTTAGATCGTAGGGCTGCGGCCCAACTACTGAATATTTCTGGCCCACAGACAAATAGTTTTTTAGTAGCAGCGTATGCGTCTTGGCAATGGCCTTAAACTGCTTGAAAATGATCTCCAGCAGCATGAGCAGCGGGTTGGAATCACCAGCTCCTGCAGTCAGCGATAACTGGTGCGTTGTGTGACGCACCACGTTGAGCAGCTCCGTTTGTATTTGAACTCGCAGCGTCTCCAGGGAATCGGGCACCTTGTGCAGCATGCCAAATGACTCCACGATAATGGCAACGAAGTAGCTCATGCTTAACTCCGGGTATATAAGATCTGCATCTTCGATAATTTCGGCCTTTTCTAGATCGAAGCACTGGGCCATTTCGGAAAGGGCTTTGCGAACACGAGCATTAGCTTCAATGCGATCTGTTGAGCGGCGAGATCCTATTCCCCGAATGAAGTTAGAGTTAAGGCGGCTGGAATTGGTACGCTGAAACGAGGAGAACGCTTCATTGGCCGAAATCGTGTAGACCTGGGTGACCAGCTCCTCGTGCAGTCGCTGATAAAGCTGCTGACGACGCGTCTGCAGATCTGCCCGCAAGTCGGAGAGGCCATCGACAGCCTGCAGAGGTCCATTAAGCGTGGCTAGTGCATCTGTTAACGCCTTGCTGGCATGCAAATACTGACGCTTGGCGGTGTAGCTAACAACACGCTGAGGGACCTTTCGTAGCTCCTGACTAAAAgtaaatgaatgaaattaGATCCGTCGAGTCTGTAAGCGAATAATCTTACATTTGCTCCAACATTTCCAGCACGTACTTGTGCTGAACTGCGTCTGTCCACATCTTCTTAAGCTCATCCCGTCGGCATTGGAGCAATCGCTTGCAGGCACTCAGATTCTCCTTCACGGCATGTATTCGCTCCCTGCTGGCCGTCACCTCTGTAGATACCTGGCTGAAGAGTGGCAGTACTAGTGTGAGTTGCTGATCGTGGCGAGACACCAGTTCATTGAGACGTAGGTCTGAGCGCTTAAATTCCTGTTCGATTTTAAGCTTCTCCTTCTGACGCTCCTCAGTCGTCTCGCTGAATCCCAGGGATTTGATGACGTTGACCAGAAAACCACAACCTGCGGACTACACAAGCAAGAACACGCACAAGTCAGGCCCGCAGTGATCATATTATAACAAAATATCACAAAAGAGGGcgtgcaacaacaaaaaccgaCCCACAGTCCAATGTAGTGGTGTCGTCATCAACTTGGTTGTGGGACACAGCACACAAAATAATAAGTTACCAAACAATTTTATGGGCCAGAGGCCAGATTCGTAGTACTTGTTTATTGAATACTTGTACTATACTAATGAGAACTTCATCTATTTATCGTTTCGAAGATCATTTTCAGCGATGGCTTGAAGAAATTTACCTCATCCTTGCCATACTTCACGCCCCTGGGAGGCTTTGTTGGCGGGGGAGCGTCCATGTAGATGTGGTTAAAAATATAGGTCGGTTGTCCTGGTGAACGATAGTAGTTTAAGTTAGCTTTGTATTAACATTGTAATCTCGgtaattattaaatttgtttgcaaAAAATCAGCACAAAAATGAATAATTGGCCATGCAAACTATCGATTTAACTATCGATTGTTCAGATGTCAAACTATTGAGGGTACTTTCGAAGTTTCGATATATCGGCTCTAACCACTAACCACACAGTGTGCACTTAATATATGCGAATTTGCAACGACAGCTCCCAGAGGTCTTCGGCTCTCGGAGATGTCAGCTTCGGCTAGGAAATGTCGCGTTCGGCTGTCATTTCGGCAGCGCAtttacatgtacatatgtgtgcgtgtAAGCCGGTTCTCACATGAGTTTTGGCGCttgtcatttttgttttggtttaaGCAAATGGAATAAAAGAATTGCACTTTGTTTCTTTATCAACTTTATTGTGTAACTGTGTTGTTGCATCTATTATGCTGAGTGCTCGGTTGACCAAGTTGTAAACACTAAAAATTATGCTAAAAGCCAATGCGATAAAACCAGCTGAATACTTGCTCCAAAAAGGTTGCTTGACAGCTATCAATTGTTCTTTGGTTTTTAaattgcttttggttttgattgTTTACATATGTGTAATGGAATCCGTGTGCCTACTACATTTATTATAAATACTTTATATAAGCCGCTTACGTTGTGGTGCTTATGCTATGTAaattttatatgtatgtatatgattCCATTTTATCAAAACAGCAACGATTGGGTCTGttcaaaaaaatgtacaaaactTGGGGGAAATAAGTTAGGAAAGGAGTCACATTGAGAGTACTTTCATTTAGTTTCTACGTGTTTAGGTACAGTTTACTAATCGGAGGTATTACAATGATGATTGCTTCTTCGTAGTATTTAGCAGTTGTGTTTAAGTTCTTTCGATTGGAAGATTTACGAGTAGATATGAGTTctttgctttcgtttcgtCTTCACAGGTGGGATCCTTGGGGTTACATAAGACTAAGCCTAGAAAGAAGCTAACATCGTTTGTCTGCTCACTTTTCACTAGGAtagaatataatataatattgtGTTTgcgctgttgtttttttaaagCGATTCAAAGCGATTGCTAATTAAAACTTGGCTTAAAATGTTGCTCATTTGACTAAAGGTAATACGATTACATCTGAGATGATTGTTTGGCTTCAATGTTCACACGGATGTTTGTTTTCGGGTCAGACTAAACATATTTCACTAGTTGAAGTAATTAAGTATGCAATTATGTGTAATCTTCCAACGATGCTAAaatgtagctgtagctgtggtTCTCGCTGTGGCTGAAGCAATTTGTGTGGTCGAGTTTACTCCTTCTTTGCCAACTCACTATTCATGATGCTCAGGCGCCGAATGTTCGGCTTGTCGTAGTCCTCCATGGAGATGCCACGCGACAGACGTCGTGACCCGTTGGCACTCTCAAAGGAGCCCGAGCTGGCGGTGGAGAAGGCGCGTCCACGATCGACACCCGGCATCACCACCGAGGTTAGCAGACCCTGGCCCTTGCAGAACAGTAGAATGGATTGGGCCACTTTTCCGGGCTAAAAACGTATTGAGTAAAGTATTGAGACATGAAAGCTTATACAGAAAGGACAACTGAGTAAACTCACTGCATCGGCCAGAACATCGCCAGCCCTTTCGATCTTCAGGATAGTCACGCGCTCCTTCTCAACATCGCGATGCAGCTTCTCCACCATGGAGGCATATGGGCTAAGCATACCCGTAATCAATATAACATCCACTTTGCAGCCTTTGAGGGTAAGGTCCTTTCGACTACGAGAGGCAAGTGGTATTGAATGTTAAATAATGGCTCGAATCCAGATGCAAACTCACTTCATAAATGCTTTCACATAGAGTCCCACGTTCTTGCTGTTCAACGAGCGGTGCAAACGCTTCTGATATTCGGCCACAATCTTGTCTTTATCCGGATTTTCGCCAACGATTTGCtataaagttttttttcccatgttttttatttgcgcAGTGTAAGTAAGCAGAACATTTGATAAGTTTTGAACACTAAGCTATATACTACAGTGTATCAATTAGCAAGAACAGGCCAACACTAAGACAACGGCTACAGCGTACAGTCATGcacaaaggaaaaaatgcagaaaataCAAAAGCAACTGGGGAAAGCACTTGACAGTTTTTTGATAGTTTTTTTGAAAGTGTTGGTAAATTTGGCTTCAGGCCG contains:
- the LOC4802059 gene encoding exocyst complex component 4 isoform X6; translated protein: MSAIDKRASFARRAESLVERKYNISTEKCGDLTVIVQGDLSQQEKRAVFITVHDLGCNHNSFQEFVSSPCMTEIKERSCFIHVDVPGHADNAEALADGFPFPSLQSLGEDLVTVLDYLHVKYVIGLGEGAGANVLARFGLAHPGRALGLILINATGSAASVLQSFKSKFISWKSDEVAQSAESFLMYHKFGHVMERWQIVGENPDKDKIVAEYQKRLHRSLNSKNVGLYVKAFMNRKDLTLKGCKVDVILITGMLSPYASMVEKLHRDVEKERVTILKIERAGDVLADAPGKVAQSILLFCKGQGLLTSVVMPGVDRGRAFSTASSGSFESANGSRRLSRGISMEDYDKPNIRRLSIMNRQPTYIFNHIYMDAPPPTKPPRGVKYGKDESAGCGFLVNVIKSLGFSETTEERQKEKLKIEQEFKRSDLRLNELVSRHDQQLTLVLPLFSQVSTEVTASRERIHAVKENLSACKRLLQCRRDELKKMWTDAVQHKYVLEMLEQIQELRKVPQRVVSYTAKRQYLHASKALTDALATLNGPLQAVDGLSDLRADLQTRRQQLYQRLHEELVTQVYTISANEAFSSFQRTNSSRLNSNFIRGIGSRRSTDRIEANARVRKALSEMAQCFDLEKAEIIEDADLIYPELSMSYFVAIIVESFGMLHKVPDSLETLRVQIQTELLNVVRHTTHQLSLTAGAGDSNPLLMLLEIIFKQFKAIAKTHTLLLKNYLSVGQKYSVVGPQPYDLTDFWAQAQSVLQLLLTDYLDIQNGASDESAQTGFTEPTSSINSFFLRRKVPSTKRSMFKFDKSSHVGNGPRSSNEPLKEHRRNASDASVDDNLSAQLGGSGKGSNSGLFPHEKKQREKLLICTPDQNIITKVYLPLMGYIKEIENFMKCKPGQPCSLHDFVDNYIKDSFLSKGHNRNLQLTIESLSKNQDAWRTIITPEEMKSLNLSRPLLQSTVMVERRLMETKSLIHDLPCYSEDLLKMVCALLKAYREICQGAYRGIVQPDSEDRRIYSVAWLKDEDISRFLKTLPNWTDLKTSSQRSRYNRKLQRGSFEPSEEESPLQVQQRNIREAEMLTSNLGEGGITQQEILVEISVLKELAILQESMEWFSCRVSEFANDLRRPMVNGLNAVSAECTADITVKDGTIKVMTNLALEFDELANTCLLVLHLEVRVQCFHYLRSKSSVRTNSYVGSKDDILEPDRQVQVLTKRLSEMDEAFSATLHPRKTRYIFEGLAHLASRILIQASNYLEHIDQITVQRMCRNSIALQQTLSNITASREVALDQAKNFYELLCMDPDEILNALLERGTQFSEMQLLNAMHLSCKACSITDANLLASYQQKLSDILGAKPSKGVVV
- the LOC4802059 gene encoding exocyst complex component 4 isoform X3, translated to MSAIDKRASFARRAESLVERVRIMNAIYEKYNISTEKCGDLTVIVQGDLSQQEKRAVFITVHDLGCNHNSFQEFVSSPCMTEIKERSCFIHVDVPGHADNAEALADGFPFPSLQSLGEDLVTVLDYLHVKYVIGLGEGAGANVLARFGLAHPGRALGLILINATGSAASVLQSFKSKFISWKSDEVAQSAESFLMYHKFGHRWQIVGENPDKDKIVAEYQKRLHRSLNSKNVGLYVKAFMNRKDLTLKGCKVDVILITGMLSPYASMVEKLHRDVEKERVTILKIERAGDVLADAPGKVAQSILLFCKGQGLLTSVVMPGVDRGRAFSTASSGSFESANGSRRLSRGISMEDYDKPNIRRLSIMNRQPTYIFNHIYMDAPPPTKPPRGVKYGKDESAGCGFLVNVIKSLGFSETTEERQKEKLKIEQEFKRSDLRLNELVSRHDQQLTLVLPLFSQVSTEVTASRERIHAVKENLSACKRLLQCRRDELKKMWTDAVQHKYVLEMLEQIQELRKVPQRVVSYTAKRQYLHASKALTDALATLNGPLQAVDGLSDLRADLQTRRQQLYQRLHEELVTQVYTISANEAFSSFQRTNSSRLNSNFIRGIGSRRSTDRIEANARVRKALSEMAQCFDLEKAEIIEDADLIYPELSMSYFVAIIVESFGMLHKVPDSLETLRVQIQTELLNVVRHTTHQLSLTAGAGDSNPLLMLLEIIFKQFKAIAKTHTLLLKNYLSVGQKYSVVGPQPYDLTDFWAQAQSVLQLLLTDYLDIQNGASDESAQTGFTEPTSSINSFFLRRKVPSTKRSMFKFDKSSHVGNGPRSSNEPLKEHRRNASDASVDDNLSAQLGGSGKGSNSGLFPHEKKQREKLLICTPDQNIITKVYLPLMGYIKEIENFMKCKPGQPCSLHDFVDNYIKDSFLSKGHNRNLQLTIESLSKNQDAWRTIITPEEMKSLNLSRPLLQSTVMVERRLMETKSLIHDLPCYSEDLLKMVCALLKAYREICQGAYRGIVQPDSEDRRIYSVAWLKDEDISRFLKTLPNWTDLKTSSQRSRYNRKLQRGSFEPSEEESPLQVQQRNIREAEMLTSNLGEGGITQQEILVEISVLKELAILQESMEWFSCRVSEFANDLRRPMVNGLNAVSAECTADITVKDGTIKVMTNLALEFDELANTCLLVLHLEVRVQCFHYLRSKSSVRTNSYVGSKDDILEPDRQVQVLTKRLSEMDEAFSATLHPRKTRYIFEGLAHLASRILIQASNYLEHIDQITVQRMCRNSIALQQTLSNITASREVALDQAKNFYELLCMDPDEILNALLERGTQFSEMQLLNAMHLSCKACSITDANLLASYQQKLSDILGAKPSKGVVV
- the LOC4802059 gene encoding exocyst complex component 4 isoform X2; protein product: MSAIDKRASFARRAESLVERVRIMNAIYEKYNISTEKCGDLTVIVQGDLSQQEKRAVFITVHDLGCNHNSFQEFVSSPCMTEIKERSCFIHVDVPGHADNAEALADGFPFPSLQSLGEDLVTVLDYLHVKYVIGLGEGAGANVLARFGLAHPGRALGLILINATGSAASVLQSFKSKFISWKSDEVAQSAESFLMYHKFGHVMEQIVGENPDKDKIVAEYQKRLHRSLNSKNVGLYVKAFMNRKDLTLKGCKVDVILITGMLSPYASMVEKLHRDVEKERVTILKIERAGDVLADAPGKVAQSILLFCKGQGLLTSVVMPGVDRGRAFSTASSGSFESANGSRRLSRGISMEDYDKPNIRRLSIMNRQPTYIFNHIYMDAPPPTKPPRGVKYGKDESAGCGFLVNVIKSLGFSETTEERQKEKLKIEQEFKRSDLRLNELVSRHDQQLTLVLPLFSQVSTEVTASRERIHAVKENLSACKRLLQCRRDELKKMWTDAVQHKYVLEMLEQIQELRKVPQRVVSYTAKRQYLHASKALTDALATLNGPLQAVDGLSDLRADLQTRRQQLYQRLHEELVTQVYTISANEAFSSFQRTNSSRLNSNFIRGIGSRRSTDRIEANARVRKALSEMAQCFDLEKAEIIEDADLIYPELSMSYFVAIIVESFGMLHKVPDSLETLRVQIQTELLNVVRHTTHQLSLTAGAGDSNPLLMLLEIIFKQFKAIAKTHTLLLKNYLSVGQKYSVVGPQPYDLTDFWAQAQSVLQLLLTDYLDIQNGASDESAQTGFTEPTSSINSFFLRRKVPSTKRSMFKFDKSSHVGNGPRSSNEPLKEHRRNASDASVDDNLSAQLGGSGKGSNSGLFPHEKKQREKLLICTPDQNIITKVYLPLMGYIKEIENFMKCKPGQPCSLHDFVDNYIKDSFLSKGHNRNLQLTIESLSKNQDAWRTIITPEEMKSLNLSRPLLQSTVMVERRLMETKSLIHDLPCYSEDLLKMVCALLKAYREICQGAYRGIVQPDSEDRRIYSVAWLKDEDISRFLKTLPNWTDLKTSSQRSRYNRKLQRGSFEPSEEESPLQVQQRNIREAEMLTSNLGEGGITQQEILVEISVLKELAILQESMEWFSCRVSEFANDLRRPMVNGLNAVSAECTADITVKDGTIKVMTNLALEFDELANTCLLVLHLEVRVQCFHYLRSKSSVRTNSYVGSKDDILEPDRQVQVLTKRLSEMDEAFSATLHPRKTRYIFEGLAHLASRILIQASNYLEHIDQITVQRMCRNSIALQQTLSNITASREVALDQAKNFYELLCMDPDEILNALLERGTQFSEMQLLNAMHLSCKACSITDANLLASYQQKLSDILGAKPSKGVVV